Proteins encoded by one window of Ulvibacter sp. MAR_2010_11:
- a CDS encoding (Fe-S)-binding protein codes for MSETIKVPTMAEFMAEGKQPEVLFWVGCAGSFDDRAKKITKAFVKLLHKANVDFAVLGTEESCTGDPAKRAGNEFLFQMQAMGNIEVLNAYEIKKIVTACPHCFNTIKNEYPELGGNYEVMHHTQFLKSLLNEGRLKVEGGKFKGKRITFHDPCYLGRANGEYEAPRDLLQKLEVELVEMKRCKTRGLCCGAGGAQMFKEPEAGAKDINIERTEEAIETQPNIIAAGCPFCNTMLTDGVKGKEKEGEIQVMDVAEMIANAEDL; via the coding sequence GCAGAAGGAAAGCAACCCGAAGTATTGTTTTGGGTAGGTTGCGCCGGAAGTTTTGACGACAGAGCCAAGAAAATTACCAAGGCCTTTGTAAAATTATTACACAAAGCCAATGTAGATTTTGCGGTTCTAGGAACCGAAGAGAGTTGTACCGGAGATCCTGCGAAAAGAGCAGGAAACGAGTTTCTGTTCCAAATGCAAGCCATGGGGAATATAGAAGTTTTAAATGCTTACGAAATAAAAAAGATTGTTACTGCTTGTCCGCACTGCTTCAATACAATAAAAAACGAATACCCGGAGCTCGGTGGAAATTACGAAGTAATGCACCACACTCAGTTTTTAAAATCACTTTTAAACGAAGGCAGATTGAAAGTTGAAGGAGGCAAGTTTAAAGGAAAACGTATTACTTTCCACGATCCGTGCTATTTAGGGCGGGCGAATGGCGAATACGAAGCACCTCGAGATCTGCTTCAGAAATTAGAAGTAGAATTAGTCGAAATGAAGCGTTGTAAAACACGTGGATTGTGCTGTGGAGCAGGTGGAGCGCAAATGTTTAAAGAACCCGAAGCCGGAGCGAAAGATATTAATATTGAACGTACTGAAGAGGCCATCGAAACACAACCCAACATTATTGCAGCCGGTTGTCCGTTTTGCAATACCATGCTTACCGATGGAGTAAAAGGAAAAGAAAAAGAAGGCGAAATACAAGTAATGGATGTAGCCGAAATGATTGCAAATGCTGAAGATTTATAA